The window GATTGCGTAAAGCATGTCAGTCCTCGGTTTTTGGCGTAGTGGTATCGGCGTCGTGCAGGTGGCGGGACAGGTAAATGCCCTGGGCGACCAGGAACAGCAACGTCATGCCCAGGCTGCCGAAGACTTTGAAGTCGACCCAGTAGCTCTGGAACGTGAACGCGACGAACAGGTTGGCGGCGCCGCAAAACAGGAAAAAGCCGATCCAGGCGATGTTCATTCGCGTCCAGACCGGGTCCGGCAGGGTCAGTGCGTGGCCCATGATGCGTTTGATCAGCAATTGGTCGCCGATGAAGTGGCTGCCAATGAACGCGAGGGCGAACAGCCAGTTGACCACCGGCGCTTTCCACTTCAGGAAGGTCTCGCTGTGGAACGCCAGGGTCAGGCTACCGAAGACCAGGCAGGCAATGAGGGTCAGCCACTGGCTCTTCTCCAGCTTGCGCTGCTTGATGAACAGCGCACCGTAAACTACCAGGGAGCTGATGATCAGCATCGCGGTGGCGCTGTAAATACCGCCTACAGTCAGTTGATGACCGCCGATGTCGACGACCCGTGGATCAATTTTGAAAACGATGAAAAACAGCAGGAGCGGGATGAAATCGATGAATTGTTTCACAGTGGCAGCCAGAAGCAGGATGTGGCGGCATAATAACAAACATATGGGCGCGCGATAGCGCCAGCTGATTTGAGGTAACACATCCCCGTGAATGTCGACTTGCACTGCCATAGCACCGCCTCCGATGGCGCTCTCGCGCCTGCTGTCCTGGTGGCGCGTGCGTTCGAGAAAGGCGTGCGAGTGCTGGCCTTGACCGATCACGACACCCTCGAAGGCCTCGATGAGGCCCGCAGTGCGGCCACGGCGCTGGGGATGCAACTGGTCAACGGCGTCGAATTGTCCTGCACCTGGGGTGGCGCGACCATTCATGTGCTCGGCTACGGATTTGATGTCAATGCCGTACCGTTGGTCGATGCCATCGCCAAATTGCACGATGGCCGCTGGCTGCGGTCCGAAGAAATAAGCCGCAAGCTGGCGCTGAAAGGCATGCCGGGCGCGCTGGAAGGTGCACGGGCCATCCAGCAGGAACTGGGCGACAGCGGCAATGCGCCGGCCCGTCCGCACTTCGCCGACTGGATGGTGCGTGAAGGTTTTGTCAAGGATCGCGCCGAAGCGTTCCGAAAATGGCTGGGCGCCGGCAAACTGGGCGACGTCAAGCAGCACTGGCCGACCCTGGAAGACACGGTCGAAACCCTTCGGGCCGCGAAGGCTTGGGTCAGCCTGGCGCATCCGTGGCACTACGATTTCACTCGCAGCAAGCGTCGCCGCCTGATTTCTGACTATATTCAAGCCGGGGGCCACGCAATTGAAGTGGTCAATGGCCATCAGCCCGCCGAACAAGTGGGCAGCCTGGCGATTCTAGCTCGTGAGTTCGGTCTGCTGGTCAGCGCCGGCAGTGATTTTCATGGCCCTGGAGGCTGGTCCGAGATCGGCGAATACCGCCCGCTCCCGGAGGATCTGCCACCACTGTGGTGTCGATTCAAACATGACCCAATTATTGCCGCCGTCTGAACAGGTAGAGAATGTGAGTCAATTTTTCCAGATTCATCCGGAAAACCCGCAAGCGCGCCTGATAAAACAGGCTGTCGAGATCATCCGCAACGGCGGGGTGGTGATTTATCCCACAGACTCCTCCTACGCCATTGGTTGCCAGATCGGCGACAAGAATGCCGTGGAGCGCGTGCGCCGGTTGCGCGGGCTGGACGACAAGCACAACTTTGCATTGATTTGCAGCGACCTGTCGCAACTGGGCTTGTTCGCCAAGATTGATACCGGCCTTTTCCGCTTGCTCAAAGCGCACCTGCCGGGGCCGTACACCTTCATTCTCAACGCTACCCGTGAAGTCCCGCGGCTGTTGTTGCACCCGAAAAAACGCACCATAGGCCTGCGGGTGCCGAGCCATCCGATTGCCCTGGCGCTGCTGGAAGAACTGGGCGAGCCGCTGATGAGCGTGACCCTGATCATGCCCGGCGATACCGACCCAATGAGCGATCCTTACGAAATGCGCCAGTTGCTCGAGCATCAGGTCGACCTGATCATCGATGGCGGTTTCGGCGGCATCAAGGCGTCCACCGTGATCAACCTTGCCGACGGCGAGCCCGAAGTGATCCGCGTCGGTTGCGGCGACCCGACGCCGTTCATGGCCGAGGCGTAGATGTCTGCAGTAGAACCCGTTGTCGACAGTCAGGCCGGCGCCCAGCAAGAGCTGCCCTTCGCCATGGTCTATGGCCAGGCGGTCATGGAAATGCCGCTGGACTTGTACATCCCGCCGGATGCGCTCGAGGTTTTCCTTGAAGCTTTCGAAGGCCCGCTCGACCTGCTGCTGTACCTGATCCGCAAACAGAACATCAACATCCTCGACATCCCGGTGGCGGAAATCACCCGCCAGTACATGGGCTATGTCGAGTTGATGCAGTCGGTGCGCCTGGAGCTGGCCGCCGAGTACCTGGTGATGGCCGCGATGCTGGCCGAGATCAAGTCGCGG is drawn from Pseudomonas sp. 31-12 and contains these coding sequences:
- a CDS encoding septation protein A, with translation MKQFIDFIPLLLFFIVFKIDPRVVDIGGHQLTVGGIYSATAMLIISSLVVYGALFIKQRKLEKSQWLTLIACLVFGSLTLAFHSETFLKWKAPVVNWLFALAFIGSHFIGDQLLIKRIMGHALTLPDPVWTRMNIAWIGFFLFCGAANLFVAFTFQSYWVDFKVFGSLGMTLLFLVAQGIYLSRHLHDADTTTPKTED
- a CDS encoding PHP domain-containing protein, coding for MNVDLHCHSTASDGALAPAVLVARAFEKGVRVLALTDHDTLEGLDEARSAATALGMQLVNGVELSCTWGGATIHVLGYGFDVNAVPLVDAIAKLHDGRWLRSEEISRKLALKGMPGALEGARAIQQELGDSGNAPARPHFADWMVREGFVKDRAEAFRKWLGAGKLGDVKQHWPTLEDTVETLRAAKAWVSLAHPWHYDFTRSKRRRLISDYIQAGGHAIEVVNGHQPAEQVGSLAILAREFGLLVSAGSDFHGPGGWSEIGEYRPLPEDLPPLWCRFKHDPIIAAV
- a CDS encoding L-threonylcarbamoyladenylate synthase; the protein is MSQFFQIHPENPQARLIKQAVEIIRNGGVVIYPTDSSYAIGCQIGDKNAVERVRRLRGLDDKHNFALICSDLSQLGLFAKIDTGLFRLLKAHLPGPYTFILNATREVPRLLLHPKKRTIGLRVPSHPIALALLEELGEPLMSVTLIMPGDTDPMSDPYEMRQLLEHQVDLIIDGGFGGIKASTVINLADGEPEVIRVGCGDPTPFMAEA